Below is a genomic region from Fusobacterium nucleatum.
AAAGCAATTTTAAGGAAAGTGCCACAGAAAATAGACCGCCATTAAGGTAAGGGTGAAAAGGTGGTGTAAGAGACCACCAGTTTTTTAGGAAACTAAAAAAGCTTGGTAAACCCCCTTTGGAGCAAGACTAAATAGGAAAGATTAAGGGGTTGCTCGCTCTCTTTCAGGGTAAGTCGCTAGAGATTATAAGTGATTATAATTCAAGAAAAATGATTAACAAATACAAAACTCGGCTTATTGAATGCCTAAAATTAGATAATATAAAAACTGTTACTAAAAAATTTTGTAACAGTTTTTTTATTTATTAGGAAAGTATAAATTTAAAAAGATGTGAAAAACCTAAGTAGCATGTATGGACTAAATATAAAGAATTATATTTTTTTTCAAAAAAATCTAAAATAACTAAAAAATTTGTATCACAAAAAGCTCTAATGAAAAATACTCATTAGAGAATTATTAGAAATAAATCTTATGTATGGTCCGTCCATACCAACCTGAGCTTACATATATTTCTTGTATATCCATCATAATTTTACAATAAGGACACATAAATGGATGTACACCAAATGTATCAATAGATTGTTTTACATAAAAAGAATATACAGATTTAGAAAAACTTTTTTTGTATTTCTTAACTATATTTCTCAATTTTGCTGTAATATTGCGCCCATAAAATCCAAATCTATTAATCATTTTAAAATTTTTTGGAGGTAAATGGATGAGAATTTGTTGAACAAATTTATCTATATCCATAGTTACATATTTTTTCTTTTTGTCATCAGCTAAATCATTAAAGAAAAAAGTAACTTTTTCATTATCATAATAAGTAATTTTGTATTCAGCAATAGGAGCACGAGCGAGATATCTACCTAAATATTTTACAATTCCTTTAGGTGAATTAACATCACCAGAGCCTACATTAAAGAATAATCTTTTATCTTCTTTGTATAATTTAGAAACAGCCTTTTGAGCAAGATTTTTAATTTTAAGATTAGGATAATTACCATTTTGAACAATATTAAGCACAAGATACTTTCATTGCCCAGCAATAGAGGGAACATGAAAGTAGTCTAACTTTTTAAAAGTGAAATTTTTGGTAAAACCGCCAAGAGAAACAAGAGCATGTATATGTGGATTCCATTTTAAATCTCTGCCAAAAGTATGAATAACAGTAATAAGTCCATAATGAACAATATCAGAATTAGTAAAATAATTAGGAGAAGATTTAGGAACTTTAAATTTCCGTGCAATTTTTTTGTGCATATTATGAAATTGATATTTCATAACTTCATTAACAGCCTTAGCAAGTTTAGAGAGTAAAGTTCTATCATAAGAGAAGAAAGCTCTTAATTCTTCAGGAATCGTAAAAAGAATATGCCTGTGAGGAATATTAAGAATATCATTAATCATTTTTTGAGTCCAAGTAGCAGAGTATTTAAAACCACAAGAAGGACAAAGTCTAGATTTACAAGTAATAGGAATAGTATGGTAATGACCACACTCAGTACAAGTATATTTAATGAAGCCAGCTTTAATATCGCGACAAATCAGAAATTTGTTGATAGAAGCTTTAATATATTCAAAATGTTGTTGAGTTAAAAAAGGGTTGATAAAATTAAGAATATGTGATAAATTAACTAGGGATAGTATTTCTTTAATCATGAGATATTACTCCTTTCTGTAAGTTTTGGTGCAAATAAATTTTACAGAAAAAGAGAGCCAATTGCAAAAGATTTTTTTAAAATCTGCAATTGGCTTTTTTTACTTATTGCATATTTATATATTTTAAATAAATATCTCCACTTGGAGTTAAATTAAGTCCTCTCACATTTGAATGAGATAAAACAGTATCATATTCTTGTAAAAGTGGAATAACTGGAAGATTATCTAAAAATTCTTCATCAGATTTTATATTAGTACCATACTTATAATTGATATAATAATATAAATCATTCATATTATTTGTTCCTAGTAGATATTTCTCTATTTTAAAAGTTATAGCTGATTCAGAGTTTGAAGTAACTCTTATAGGAATTTTAAATTGCCCTATCCATTCTTTTACTGTTGATAAAAGTAATTTTTTTTCTAATAAACTATTATTTTCAAAATAAGCAATATAAGGAGTTTCTGAAAAATTAAAGTTAGATTTTTCTTTTATTTTTTCAAAATCTTCCTTAGCTTTGTTTAATATATCAGAACTTGGATGAGGATGAGAAAAAATAGCAGGAGAGTCATTTTCTAAAATTACCTTTCCCATAAATTCTGGATCACTCACAGCATATATAAGCTTTCTAATTTCAGTCTTATTAAAAAATTTTTCTTTATTTTCATTTGGAATAGAAATATACCAATATCTAGTTGTTGGAAAAACTAATTTTTCAGGTAAAGTATTCACTTGATTTAATCTATCAAAAGGCGTAGGATAAAAAGGTTCTCCAAAATAGTCTATTTCATTACGAGGAAACATTTCATAAGCCATTATTCCGTCTTCTATAAGTGAAATTTTAATTTCTTTTAATTTAGTATTTATACTATCCCAGTAGTTTTCATTTCTCTCTAAAATAATTTCATCATCATTAAAACTAGAAACTTTAAAAGCTCCATTAACAATTTTTTTATCTAAACTTAAATTTGCATTTTCTTTTCTAATTGGATAAAAAATTGGATTACTTACCCATTCATCAAAATTTTTAATAGGAGCATTCAAACTAACTATAAATTTATTATCTTGAATTTTAAGACCAACAGAACTTTTATCAACCTTTTTATTATAATAATCTTCTGCACCTTTTATTACAAACATTCTATAAATTTCATCAGACTTTGAATTTTCTAAGCTATCTAACCAACTATCTAAATAAGTATCAGCAGTTATTTTTTCTCCATCAGACCATTTTAAATCATCTCTTAAAGTAAAAGTCCATTCTTTATAATCGTCAGAATGTTCTATACTAAGTACACTTATAAGCCTAACTCCCTCTGTTTTAAGTTCAGTTAAACCTTCAAAGAGTTGAGTCAATAATGCTCTCTCATTTCCAGAATAAGATTGAGAATTTAATTTATATTCTTGCTTGGGCATAACTGTATAAAAGATTTGCTCAACTTTTTCAGTTTCTTCTAATTTTTCTTCTCCACAAGCAAATAATAAAAAACTTAATATAGAAATTAATAATAATTTTAAAATTTTCATTATTTTTTCTCCCTTATTTTTATAAATTACTATAATTCATTTTAGCATACATTTTAAAAATTTTATAAAAATAATAGTTTCTTAAAAAAATATCTTGACTTATAAAATAATATATTATAAAAATATTTATAATGAAATTTTTAGGAGGATTTTATGTTACATTATTTAGAAGTTGGAGGACCAATCCTATGGGTGTTAGTTATAATTTCCATTGGAGCTTTTGCTGTTGTATTAGAAAGAATTGTATTTTTTGCAAGGAATGAAAAGAATGTAGGAAGTAATTTTAAAGATGAGATACTTTCATTAGTGGCTAGTAAAAAACTAGATGAGGCTATTGCTTTGTGTGATACTAAAAAAAGTTGTGTTGCATCTGCTGTTAGAAAGTTTTTACAAAAAGCCCCAAAGGGAATAGATGTTCAAGATTATGAGTTTATTTTAAAAGAAGTAACCAATCAAGAAATATCACCTTATGAAAGAAGATTAAATCTTTTAGCAAGTGTTATGAGTATTTCACCAATGCTTGGGTTATTAGGAACGGTTACAGGTATGATTAGAGCATTTACAAATATTTCAAAATATGGTGCTGGGGATGCAGCTGTTGTTGCAGATGGTATTGCTGAAGCTTTATTGACAACAGCAGCTGGGCTTATGATAGCAATCCCAGTTATAGTTGTTTATAACTATTTAAATAGAAGATTAGAAAAAATGGAAAATGAAATAGATGATGTGGTAACAAATATAATTAATATATTTAGGAGATAAGAATGAGCAAATATAAGAAGAAAAGAGAGTCGGCTAAATTAGATTTAACACCACTTATAGATGTTGTTTTTCTTTTAATTATATTTTTTATGGTAACTACAACATTTAATAATTTTGGTTCTGTTCAAATTGATTTACCTAGCTCTACTATTCAACAAACTGATAAAAATAAAAGTATAGAAATTATAATTGATAAAGATGGAAATTATCATATTTCTGAAGATGGAAAGATTACCCAAGTACAATTTGCAGATTTAGATGCATATCTGAAATCTGCAAAAGAAGCCACTGTTTCTGCTGATAAGAATTTAAAATATCAAATTATTATGGATGTTATAACTAAAATAAAAGAAAATGGTGTAGATAATTTGGGCTTAACTTTCTATGAATAGGTGGTACTATGAAAAAATATATTTTAATATCTCTTGTACTTCACTTAATAATATTATTTGGGTTTGGAGTTATGCAAACAGTTCAATTAGGAAAAGATGAACCAAAAAATCAGGTTGTACCTATTGCCTTTGTTGCAAAGCAAACTTCTGAGAATCCGGGAGGCAAAGTTTTAGATACAGAAGAAAGAGAAAAACAAAGCCCTGAGCCTCCAAAACCAAAAGTAGAAAAGAAGCCAGAAGAGAAAAAACCTGAGGAAAAGAAAGTAGAAAAGAAACCTGAAAAGAAAGAAATAGAAAGTAATATTCCAAGTAAAGATGCTAAACCAGTTGAGAAACAACCAGAAACAACTACTTCTGAAAATACTGAATCTACTGAATCTACTGATAAAGGAGAAAGTACTTCAAGTGATAATAATTCTTCTAGTGGAGGAGGAAACAAAAGTAGTACAGGAAGTGGAGATGAGGGCTTTGGTTCAAACTTTATTTCTGATGGGGATGGAAGCTATATAGCACTTTCATCAAAGGGAATAAGCTACCAAATAATAAATGAAGTAGAACCTGATTATCCTTCACAAGCTGAATCAATAGGATATTCAAAACAAGTAAAAGTAACAGTTAAATTTTTAGTAGGCTTAAAAGGGAATGTTGAAAAAGCTGAAATAACTCAATCTCATAAAGATTTAGGCTTTGATGCAGAAGTTATGAAAGCAATTAAAAAGTGGAAATTTAAACCTATATATCATAATGGAAAAAATATTAAAGTTTACTTTGTTAAAACATTTGTATTTGATCCTCAATAAAAAAATTGGCTACCTAGAAAATTTTCTAAGTAGCCTTATTTTTAATTTATTATTCTTTTATTAGAGAGTTAATTTCATCAAGAATAGCTTTAGTATCTAATCCGTGAGCTTCTATTCCTTCTGCTAAAGTTTCTCCTGAAGCTATCATACATCCCACACAACCTAAACCATTTCTTTGTAAAACTTCAACTATTACTGGGTATTTTTCAACTGCTTCCATTATATTCATATCTCCTGTAACCATTTTTTATCCTCCTTAATTTTGTTTATAAGTTATTATGTGTTAATTATAATAAAATTTACAATTCTTGTCAAGAATTATAATTTAAAAATTAATAATATTAAAGGTGCTGTAAAAATTAAACTATCAACTCTATCTAATATTCCCCCATGTCCTAAAAGTAAGTTTCCAGAATCCTTTAAATTAACTCTTCTTTTTAAAGCTGATATAAAAATATCACCAAGAAAACCTATTAGGCAAATATAAGGTATAAATTTCACTTGAAAATCTATATTAGCAAAATATTTTAATAGAGATGCAGTTAAAGTAGTAAGTATTATCCCACCAATAAGTCCTTCAACTGTTTTATTAGGGCTTATATTAGGTGTAATTTTTCTTTCACCAAAAATATTTCCACTTATATATTGGAACACATCATTTAATTCTATTAAAATTAAATAGTTTATTATAAAGTTTAAATCATCTATATAACTTATACTTCCTATTAAATAACTTGTTATAAAGAAAGCAAAAATTATAAATCCTCTTTTATAGAATCTAATACAGACAAGCATAAATAAAATTAATAAGATATAAATATTTTTAAAATAAATCCCTATATAAAAAATTAGATTTACAATGAAACTAAATATTTTTAATTCATTATCATATTTGATATAAGCAAACTGTAAAAATTCTTTAAAAGATAAAATAGAGATAATTCCAAAAAGTATAAGCATATAAATTCTATCTCTACTTCCTAAATAGAATAATATAATTATAACAAACCAAGTAAATATCCTTTGTTTTATATTAGTAAATTTTTTATCTGAAATCTTATTTCTTATGAAAAATAAAATAATTAAAGCTAAAATGTCTACAACTAACATAAGAAGTAACACATCATTCACCCCTTAAAGAAGATTTTACTCTATTATATATTGTAAAAATTAATAAAATTATAGATAAAATTAAAATATAATCAAAATATTGATTTCCTACAAAAAAATAAATAATAGCAAGTAAACTTATTAAGAAAGCTCTATCACTTTTTCCCATAGGACCTTCATAATGTCTTTTATTATCTACCATTACTGCAACTACTCCTATATATTCTGATAAAGCTGATAAGAATATAAAAAGAAGATTATAGACTTCATTTACTCCAATAATTCTTAGAAATACATAGAAGAAAACAGTATCTGATATAACATCTCCTGCTTCATTATAGAAAACTCCTATTTTAGTTTTTTGATTGAATTTATTAGCTATCATACCATCTAAGGCATTTAATGCCATTCTTAAAAATAGAAATACAGGTATTGTTAAATATAAAAAATTATAATTACTAAATTTATAAATTATTCCAGCAAAAATTATATTCAATAAAACAGTTGTCACTGTTATTTGATTAGGAGTAATTTTTAATTTTACCAATTTTTCACAAATAGGCATAAGCAAATTTTGAAACTTTGTTTTTAATTTATATATAGAAATGTCCATATTTACCTCAATTCTGCTAATGAAACTGTAAAAATCCCATCATTATCAATTAGCATTTTTTCTTTCTTTAAATTATAATTTTCAAATAAGCTATCTAACTCTTTTTCACTTCTTCTTCTCATAAGCCAAGATTTACCATGTCCTTTATGGCTATTAAGAACTAAAGCTATTTGTTTTAATTGAGGGTGCCAAGGTTGACCTGTGTAAATAACAGCACCATTTTTATCTAAGATTTCTGCCACTCCTGATATAGTATTTTCAAGCATCTTATTATTTTCAAAAAGTTCAAAAACTCCTGAGATTATAACTATATTAGGTGTGTAATTTATTTTTTTATAAGTTTCCTTGTCAAAACAATCATAGTTTACAAAAGATATATTTTCCCAATTATTTTTCTTAATAACTTCCTCTCCAACTTCAATATTTGATTTCTTAAACTCATTTATTAAAATCTGTACATTTGGATATTTTTCTTTTATATCAAATAAATAATTTCCAGTTCCACCAGCTACATCTAAGATTTTAACATTTTCTTCACCTAAACTATTTATCTTTTCTTCTATTAAAGTAAGCAAGTTCTTTTTTCTTTCTCTTATACCTGCCCATCCAATCTGATTTAGATAAAATCTATCTATAAATTTTCCTAGTAATAATTTTCCATCAGCTTGATCTTTATAAATATAATCAAGAGAAATCCCAGAGTCAAAACCATATTTTAAACCTAAACTCATTCCTTTACTTAAAAAGCCAAAAGTTCTCATTGAAAATTTTTGTATAGAATAAAAAATTTTTTCATTTAGTGGATATTCCTTTAAGGCTATCCTCTCATACTCCTTTCTTGAAAACTCTCTGGGAGAAGTATCAAGTGAAGTATTTTGATTTTTGAAAACATCTTGTATAAAATCATCTAACATTTTATATACTTTTTGTCTTTCTTTTTCAAAGATTATTCCATGATAAAAATTTTCAAGTTCTATAAATTCCCTTTTTTTAGAAGATAAATTTAAAAAGAATTTCTTTTGTGCAGAATTTTTTACAACATAG
It encodes:
- a CDS encoding bifunctional alpha/beta hydrolase/class I SAM-dependent methyltransferase, with amino-acid sequence MENLYFNTFDRNKIFYRVWNFKKNKKTLIIIHRGHEHSERLNELTQDKKFLKYNIFAYDLRGHGYTETKTSPNAMDYVRDLDSFVKHIKSEYQIKEEDIFIVANSIGGVILSAYVHDFAPNIAGMALLAPAFEIKLYIPFAKQLVTLLTKIKKDAKVMSYVKAKVLTHDVAEQNKYNSDKLINKEINAKLLIDLADMGKKLVEDSMAIELPTIIFSAEKDYVVKNSAQKKFFLNLSSKKREFIELENFYHGIIFEKERQKVYKMLDDFIQDVFKNQNTSLDTSPREFSRKEYERIALKEYPLNEKIFYSIQKFSMRTFGFLSKGMSLGLKYGFDSGISLDYIYKDQADGKLLLGKFIDRFYLNQIGWAGIRERKKNLLTLIEEKINSLGEENVKILDVAGGTGNYLFDIKEKYPNVQILINEFKKSNIEVGEEVIKKNNWENISFVNYDCFDKETYKKINYTPNIVIISGVFELFENNKMLENTISGVAEILDKNGAVIYTGQPWHPQLKQIALVLNSHKGHGKSWLMRRRSEKELDSLFENYNLKKEKMLIDNDGIFTVSLAELR
- a CDS encoding MotA/TolQ/ExbB proton channel family protein, giving the protein MLHYLEVGGPILWVLVIISIGAFAVVLERIVFFARNEKNVGSNFKDEILSLVASKKLDEAIALCDTKKSCVASAVRKFLQKAPKGIDVQDYEFILKEVTNQEISPYERRLNLLASVMSISPMLGLLGTVTGMIRAFTNISKYGAGDAAVVADGIAEALLTTAAGLMIAIPVIVVYNYLNRRLEKMENEIDDVVTNIINIFRR
- a CDS encoding DUF1858 domain-containing protein, with amino-acid sequence MVTGDMNIMEAVEKYPVIVEVLQRNGLGCVGCMIASGETLAEGIEAHGLDTKAILDEINSLIKE
- a CDS encoding ExbD/TolR family protein, which gives rise to MSKYKKKRESAKLDLTPLIDVVFLLIIFFMVTTTFNNFGSVQIDLPSSTIQQTDKNKSIEIIIDKDGNYHISEDGKITQVQFADLDAYLKSAKEATVSADKNLKYQIIMDVITKIKENGVDNLGLTFYE
- a CDS encoding ABC transporter substrate-binding protein translates to MKILKLLLISILSFLLFACGEEKLEETEKVEQIFYTVMPKQEYKLNSQSYSGNERALLTQLFEGLTELKTEGVRLISVLSIEHSDDYKEWTFTLRDDLKWSDGEKITADTYLDSWLDSLENSKSDEIYRMFVIKGAEDYYNKKVDKSSVGLKIQDNKFIVSLNAPIKNFDEWVSNPIFYPIRKENANLSLDKKIVNGAFKVSSFNDDEIILERNENYWDSINTKLKEIKISLIEDGIMAYEMFPRNEIDYFGEPFYPTPFDRLNQVNTLPEKLVFPTTRYWYISIPNENKEKFFNKTEIRKLIYAVSDPEFMGKVILENDSPAIFSHPHPSSDILNKAKEDFEKIKEKSNFNFSETPYIAYFENNSLLEKKLLLSTVKEWIGQFKIPIRVTSNSESAITFKIEKYLLGTNNMNDLYYYINYKYGTNIKSDEEFLDNLPVIPLLQEYDTVLSHSNVRGLNLTPSGDIYLKYINMQ
- a CDS encoding CDP-alcohol phosphatidyltransferase family protein, which translates into the protein MDISIYKLKTKFQNLLMPICEKLVKLKITPNQITVTTVLLNIIFAGIIYKFSNYNFLYLTIPVFLFLRMALNALDGMIANKFNQKTKIGVFYNEAGDVISDTVFFYVFLRIIGVNEVYNLLFIFLSALSEYIGVVAVMVDNKRHYEGPMGKSDRAFLISLLAIIYFFVGNQYFDYILILSIILLIFTIYNRVKSSLRGE
- a CDS encoding energy transducer TonB: MKKYILISLVLHLIILFGFGVMQTVQLGKDEPKNQVVPIAFVAKQTSENPGGKVLDTEEREKQSPEPPKPKVEKKPEEKKPEEKKVEKKPEKKEIESNIPSKDAKPVEKQPETTTSENTESTESTDKGESTSSDNNSSSGGGNKSSTGSGDEGFGSNFISDGDGSYIALSSKGISYQIINEVEPDYPSQAESIGYSKQVKVTVKFLVGLKGNVEKAEITQSHKDLGFDAEVMKAIKKWKFKPIYHNGKNIKVYFVKTFVFDPQ
- a CDS encoding phosphatidate cytidylyltransferase; the protein is MLLLMLVVDILALIILFFIRNKISDKKFTNIKQRIFTWFVIIILFYLGSRDRIYMLILFGIISILSFKEFLQFAYIKYDNELKIFSFIVNLIFYIGIYFKNIYILLILFMLVCIRFYKRGFIIFAFFITSYLIGSISYIDDLNFIINYLILIELNDVFQYISGNIFGERKITPNISPNKTVEGLIGGIILTTLTASLLKYFANIDFQVKFIPYICLIGFLGDIFISALKRRVNLKDSGNLLLGHGGILDRVDSLIFTAPLILLIFKL